The Nostoc sp. NIES-3756 DNA window TATACGGGCCGCAAGGTGTTGGGGCGCTTTATATTCGTCCTGGTGTGGAATTGATGCCTTTGTTGGGTGGTGGAGGACAAGAAAGGGGTATGCGTTCTGGTACGCAAGCTGTACCAATTATCGCTGGTTTTGGCGTAGCTGCTGAACTCGCAGCCGAAGAACTAGCCACAGAAACACCTCGTTTAATTAAATTACGCGATCGCCTATTTACGCAATTAGCAGATGTTCCTGGTTTAATTCCTACAGGCGATAGGGAAAATCGTCTACCCCACCATACAAGTTTTTACCTCGAACAAGCCGACGGCGAAAAAATCAGTGGTAAAACCTTAGTACGCCAATTAAATCTTGCAGGTATCGCTATCAGTGCCGGCGCTGCTTGTCACAGTGGTAAACTTAGCCCTAGTCCCATACTTTTGGCTATGGGTTACTCAGCAAAAGCCGCTACAGGGGGAATTAGGTTGACATTAGGCCGGGACACTACAGAAGCTGATATTGATTGGACGGCGATGGTATTAAAGCAAGTTTTGCAGAGGTTGATACCAGGAGAATTATTAGTTAGTTATTAGTCATGGATCTTCTTTCATCCGTTGGCTAACCCCTTGAATATCCTGCAATACAGGTTTTATATGTGACTTATAGTCCGTAGACATATAGTCCACATCATTCCATTATACCCACAAGCATTTGATGGGTAGAATATGCAGGAAGCTAAAATACTCTCTTTGTTTGGCGCACATATTAAAAAAATCAGGACGGCAAAAGGTTATAGCCAAGAACAACTTGCTGCTTTTGCTGGGTTGGATCGAACTTATATAAGTGGCATAGAAAGAGGGCAACGAAATATTAGCTTGATGAATTTGGTTAAATTAGCTAAAGCGTTAGAAGTTCCCGCCAAGCAACTTTTAGATTTTGATATGGAGGGGGACGATGGACAGCAATGAAATCAATTTTTTAGAAGTAATTGCTGACAGCTATGGAATAGATAAAAACTCTGTAATCTTCAAGTACATTGAACGCAAAACAAGGGCTTCTGAAAGAGGAAGTAAGGCTAGACGTTCTTTAGGTAATTTATATGCGCTTTATGTGTTAGCTCAAGATTATATCAATGAAAATTTTGAGGGTTCAAGTTTCACAGAACTAATGCAACGAATGAAAGCAATGCCATTCGGTACAAAATTACAAAATCACCCTCTGGATAATCGTCTGAATGATGAAGTCAAACGCCAATACAAAGTCAGTGACAATATGCTTCCTGTACAGCCTGCAAATCTTGGAGACGGGAGAAAAGCTAGGAAAATATCCGTCGATTTATTGAGAGAATATAACATGAATCCTAGCTCTTGTGCTAGTTTCATTGTGGATGCCATAGATAGTTATATCACTATTATTGATAGTCATCAAACTGCCTATTTAAACCAAATTGATGCTGCTTACACTGATTTAGAAATTGCTGAAGTAATTGCAGAGGCATTTGCATACAATTCAGATGCTAGACTATTTGAAATAGTTTCTTTTGGATTGCTTTATTTACACTTTAATAAGACAAAAGTTTCTTTTTCTATAGATGGTAAAAGCTTTTCACAAAAGTTAACCCTGTATCGTACAGGGCGAACAAACGCAAATGATGGCGGAATCGATTTTGTTTTAAAACCATTGGGTAATTTCTTTCAAGTTACTGAAACATTAGACTTTAAAAAATACTTTCTAGATTTTGAGAAAATAAATCGTTTTCCCATGAGCTTTGTTATCAAAACTAATTTAACACAACAAGCAGTGAGGGATAAAATTAAAGAAGATGCAGTTCAACTATATAGTGTTGAACAGGTCGATGTATATATGAATTTGTTTGAGGAAATTTATACCTTAAATGAACTTAAGAATATTCTTGACCAAGTTAAAGAATCTCATGATTCAATTTCTAAATTGAAGGAAATTGTTGTTCAATGTTTTAAGCTGGAATATGGGTTATTAGATTAAAGATATCTGCTTTGGTTGTTTATCTGTTATACATCTTACTTTTTTAGAGAGGTTTTTTGTTTTTCTTCTCTTCTCCTTCGCTAATTCTTCATAGGTGTACGGTGAAGGCAAATCTAGCCGTCGGATACCTATTTTTACATATTCTTCATTTATCTCAATTCCCATAGACTTTCTTCCTAAACGCTTGGCTACTGCACATGTGGAAAAACTACCAGAAAATGGATCTAGTACCATGTCTCCAACATTTGAAGATGCTAAAACGATACGTTCCAAAAGGGCTTCTGGCTTTTGGGTTGGGTGATTTTCGTACTCATCCATTTTGAAGCGTACACGCGCAAAATTCCAAACATTACCCGGTACTTTTTTTGTGTTGTATGGCTGAGGAGGTTCTTTCCGATAATCAATTAACTGACGTACTGCACCAGTTTTCGCCTCAACCATAATATCTTCAGCATTAAATGTATAGTTTCTGTCATGTTTTGTTAACATGAGTATCGGCTCGTACATCGAGCCAAAGTATCTTTTTGCCTGCATTCCTGAGCTATCATAAGCCCAGATTATTCTACTTTTAACGTAGAAATTATTACGGCATTTAATATCAAGATAAGGCATATTCTCTGTACTATTCATCAGGTAGAATGTACCATTAGGCTTGAGAATCCGGTGGCATTCATCAATCCATTGGTACGTCCAGTTAAGAAACTCTTCTTGCGACCATTTTTCTACCAAACCATCGAAATCTTTGCCTATATTGTAAGGCGGATCAGCAAAGATTAAGTCTATGGATTCTGATTCAAGGCATTTTAAATTTTCCAAAGCATCGCCATGAATAATACTGTGAGAATTATCCTTATATATTTTGGTATATACTTTCACTTTTGAAACCACAATCAATGCCTTTAGATATTAGTATACAATGTGAATTAAAGTCTACAATATTAACTTGAATATTTCAAGGTTTGATTGTCTAGTAAGTGTATATAAACATGTCAGAATTAAGAATTTTTCTGTATACTTAAAGATTAAATTTCACCAACTCATCGGCCAGACTTTGATAATATTCTCAGCACTACCACCACTGGCGAGATTACGCCCATCTGGACTAATAGCTACAGAGTAAATGTATCCAGAATCGCGCTTTAGTGTGCGGATCATCTCGCCTGTCGTTGGATTCCATTGTTTAATTGTGTTGTCGTTACTTCCACTAACAATAGCTGGATGATTTCGCACATAGGCGACGGAGTTAACTTTGTCGGAATGTCCTTTTAGTGTGTGAATTGTCTCTCCGGTTGCTAGATTCCATAATCTAATTGTTTTGTCTTTACTACCACTGGCAAGCATTTTGCCATCTGGACTGAAGGCTACAGAAATCACTAAGTCAGAATGTCCTTTCAAAGTCCGAATTTCTTTACTGGTTGCCAAATTCCACACTTTGATGGTTTTATCCCAACTACCACTCGCAAGAGTCTTGCCATCTGGACTAAAGGCAATGGTGGCAACTTCGCTACTATGTCCAGTTAAGGTACGAATTTCTTTTCCTGTTGTTAGGTTCCACAGTTTAATTGTCTTATCTAAACTGCCACTAGCAAGTGTCTTACCATCTGGACTAAAAGCAATACTGGCAACTCCCTGAGAATGCCCTTGGAAGTGGCGGATTTGTTCTCCCGTTGTCAGATTCCACAATTTGATTGTTTTATCTGCGCCTGCACTAGCGAGAGTTTTACCATCTGGAGCGATCGCAACAGCCCAAATCCACCCTGAATGCCCTTTGAGAGTATGAATTTTTTCTCTAGTTTTTAAATTCCATACTTTAATTGTCTTATCATCGCTGCCACTGGCAAGGAATTGTCCATCAGGGGAAAAGGCTACAGAATTAACATCGCTGGAATGTCCTTTGAGGGTGTAGGGTTGGGTAGAATCGGAAGATTTAGAGACAGGCTGCGGGAACGTGTATAAATACCTAATTCCTCCTAATGCCAACAATACGATAACTGTATTAATTAGCAGTTGTTGCTTGAACTTACCATTGAATAATTCTGTAGGCTGTTTTTGGGTTGTAGGTGCTGAGAGTAAAGTTGATGGTGTCCAAGCTCTTGGCAAGATGGCGGAGTTTGGTATTGTAGTTTTGGATTTTGCCAGTAGCGATCGCAAATCTATTAAGTCATGGATCACTTCATCAGCCGATTGATAACGCTTTTGAGTGTCCGTTTCTAACAGCTTATTCAAAATTTTCACTAAACTTTCACTAGCGTTCTTATCTGAACCTGAAGTCTGCCAATATTGCGGCCAAGTATCAATCCAACCGTAACCCTGCTTAATCCAGAGTTTGGAAGGACTAATTCCCGTCAGCAGATGAAAGCAAGTTGCACCTAAACTAAATAAATCACTGGCTGGGTAAGCTTTACCAAACTGCATCTGTTCAATTGGAGTGTAACCTAGTGAACCGATGGTAGTTCCCAATTGAGTCTGCATTGTCGCTGTTAGCTGCTTGGCCGCGCCAAAATCAATTAGTACTAATTTGCCATCGCTGTGGCGGCGAATAATATTCTGTGGCTTAATATCTCGATGAATTACTCCACGCTCATGGATATATTTCAATACAGGCAGTAAATCTGAGAGAAATTCTACAATTTTACTTTCGTTGTAAACTACCCCTTGGCGTAATTCTTGTAAGATATTGTCTCCATTAATAAACTGCTGTACTAAAAACAGATAATTATTTTCCTCAAAATAAGCGAGTAACGCAGGAATCTGGTCATGTTCACCTAAATATTGCAATCGTTGAGCTTCTTTTTTGAATAACTCAACAGCTTTGTTCATGGCTGAAGTCTCTTGAACTTTAGGCGCAAATTGTTTAACAACACATAATTCATTAAGTTTATCTATATCTTCTGATAGATATGTCCTACTAAATCCACCCTCATCTGATAGCACCTTGATAATACGATAATGCCCCCGTAATAATGGTATCAATGGTGTATTGCAACATTGGCAATACGTTTTGCCATCAGGGTTTTGAGGCATTGAGCAATCAGGATTCAAACAGCAAAGCATACTGAGAATCCATGTAGAATTTGAGTATATATTAATTTAAAAGTAAGATTTTTGCTATCAATTTGCCGCATTTTGTTCAATTTGAAAAGTTGTATATGGGTAGCTAAAAGATTTAAAATGTAAAAACTAATTTGTTTTTAAGCAAATATTTAACATCCTGTCTGCTTAATACTAACTACTGTATGTGCTTTATTAGGCATATTAAAATCAATGACATAAAAAATCTACTATCTTATGTATATAAAATTCATATTGGAGTGTTACTTTAGAGCAACTAATTTGAACAAATAAAATGATTTTCCTCCTTTATCATTAAAAATAAATAAATTTATCTATCTAAAGATATAAAATTTTTCAAAAGTAGCAGGGTTGAGGAGTAATTTATGACAAAACAAAAGAACAAAAACTATTGGTTTAGATTGAATTTTGCTCTGATTGTTTCCATTAGTGGTGGTTTATTAGTGGCAAACTACACACCTATATTGGCTCTAGGTATTGCTAATCACCCTAAGAAACTGATAATTGCCAAAACACCAGACGAGAGACAACCAGAAGCAGTACAGCAAGCGATCGAGCAAATCCCAACTTCTGCACCGCCAACCACTCCCCAATCACAACCTAAACAATCAATTGATTCACCAATCCCTGTTCGGGAATCTTCCAACTCAACAGAGTCTAATCCAACGCCTCAGCCGAGAGAAACTAACCCAACACCTAGACAATCAACACCTGTCAATTCCAACCCAACGCCTCAGCCGAGAGAAACTAACCCCGCACCTAGACAGTCAACACCTGTCAATTCCAATCCAACACCTCAACCAAGAGAAACTAACCCTGCACCTAGACAGTCAACACCTGTAAATTCCAACCCAACACCTCAACCAAGAGAAACTAACCCTGCACCCAGACAATCAACACCCCCAACACCTCAACCTAGACAAAATAACTCTACTTCACCACAACGAAATCGTAGAGCAGTGACAAACTCAGGTAGAGGTCGCAATTCAACTTCTAAAATTTCTCCAATTTCCTTGGTTAACCCTCCTTTTAGGCAGATTAATTTTGTTGATATTGCTTTTGGTGTACTGGCTAGAGGTGATTTTCAGTCCCAAGGTCGATATTTTCACTTCTATAAATTTGAGGGACGCGAAAACCAACTAATTCAAATCAGGCTGGGTGGTAGCGCTGATTCACGCCGTTCAGGTAACTTAAATCTCAATCCCTATATGTTTCTGCTCGATCCTGATAATAAAGTGATTTTAAAAAGGGGTGGGGTTGGTACGAATAGTAACATTAAGGATGCCTTTGTCTTTGTTCGATTACCTGTCAAAGGCACTTATACAGTTGCAGTAACCAGCCGTAATCCTGGAGATACAGGTCGCTATAGTCTGGCTCTCAGAAATGACAGAGCAAGCTATATTTTAGATGAGTCTGCCGAACTGAACGCTCAAAGATCCGTTATTAAACAAAATCGCAGTCCTTACAATGTGTCTCAGTTTCAAGGTAAAAAGAATCAGCTTGTAAGCATTCGTGTAGATAGTATCAATGAAGAATTTTCTCCTTATATAATCTTGCTTAATTCTCAAGGAAAGACCATCGCTGCTGACAATGACAAAGATGGAATTTATAGTGCTTTGATTGACAGAGCTAGGTTACCTGAGGATGATACATACTACATAGTAGTTACCTCAAATCGTCCTATCAATCGCGGTACATACCGAGTGACTCTTTTCTAAGAAAATCAAAAATTTTGGCAAGGGTGTAGCAAAACTTTACATTACATCCTTCCACAGACAATAGTCTCTTTGCGTAAGTTCTAGCAATGAAAAACTATTTGAAGGAAATACCTAATTTGATTAGGATTTTAATTAACGATTGAAAACTGGGAAAACTATTTTCCTAAAAATAATACTTTTAATCACAAAAATTTGTATGGGAAGTGAGTGATGGTAAATGCTAATCAAAACGACAAAAATAACTTTCTTTATCCTCGTAGTCGCTATTACGGCAAGACGAAGGTAGAAAACTTAATATTTAATGCTAATTTGCAAGAATTTTCTCACAAAGTCGGCTACATTACAGCTTTAGAAACCTCAGGTAAGCTTTCTTCTGATGAAGCTTATGAACAAATTAAGACTCTGTGGAAACAATTGAAACGTAGTAAAAAAGAATTGTTGGTCAGTCAGGAGCCACCAATATTGCCGTGAGGGAGATGTGGTTTGGCTACGCGGTAGTTTCGACTTCGCTCAACTACCGCGCAGTCGATATTCACCAACCGGAAAACAAGGAAAATTGCTATGGACTGTGGACTATTGACTATTGACTGTGGACTATTGACTATTGACCAATGACCAATGACCAATGACCAAGGACTAATATTAATAGGAGTGAATGCTTGAGAGAGACGTAAATTATGCCTGAACTTCCCAACAGTCTGGAAGACGCGATCGCCCAATCCCGTGAAGCCACCAAAGCCGCTTTAGCAGATGGTTATACCCGCATCCAAGTAGATTTTTTGTTTCCTGAACTCAAGTTTATGCCTGTGGCGGAACAATTTCTGCCTTTGTTGACAGAATACGGATCTGGCTTGAAGGTTTTCTTTGCTGATGCTGGTGCGTCCGCTTTAGCGCGTCGTGATTGGGCGGATGCAGCTTTTCAAATTTTGGATATTGGTACAGGAAGGGTTGCTTCTATTCAATCGAAAATTCAACCCGAAGATGAGATTTTCCTGTTTATCTCTCCCACGGCTGTGGAAGTACCCCAATTAGAAAAAATTTGTGAAACAATAGGCGATCGCCCCGCCATTTTCTTAACCCCCCGCCTAGAAGATGCTGGCGCTGTGGGTATCGGTTATGCAGCCAGACAAACCCGCCAGCGTTTCCTTAGTACAATTGAGTCTAGCTATTATTTACGTCCCGTTGATGAGGAAACAGCTGTCTTTCGTGCTTACCCTGGACAATGGGAAATTTGGGTAGAAAACGAAGATGGATGGACAAAAATTGCTGAATTACCTAAGAAACCATCAGGTGATGAAATAGATTTAATCCTGATGAAAGGACAACCACAAACACCAGGGACAGATGGTGCGCCTGTGAAAAAGCCCAGTGTCTTCAAGAGTTTGCAACGTTTTATTAAGGCGTTAAGTAGTTAAGTTGGTAATTGGTAATAGGTGATTGGTAATTGGTAATTGAGAAGAAACTATTACCAATTACCAGCACTTATGAAGATTTTTTCACACCAGCCAAAATAAAAGCGATCGCTTCTTCTATGTGTTCCTCAATCAGTTCTGGACTCAATCGGTCAATATTGGGTGTAAGATGTTTCCAGTTTTCATGGACTGTAAAGTAAAACAGACAAACACTCAAGATATGTGTCAGTGCTAAGAATAGTTTTAAAGGACGAAAGTATCCTTCTTCTATCCCTCTTTCTAAAGTTTTTAGCAAATGTTCGTGCAGGTTCAAAACATTGCATTCTTTAAAATAGATTCCCTGATTTTGACTTGCTTCCTGAAACCACAACATTTGACGCTGCGGATTTTTGGCTTCATTGGCGATCGCAATCCGAATTATCTGCTTGAGTGCTGCATCGGGTGGCAAATCATCAAAGTTGACTTGTCCAAGAGTCGCCTGTACTTCATCAACTGGACGTTGTAATACTGCCTTGTACAAGCTTTCCTTATTCTCGAAATAGTAGTGAAGCGTTGCCGTTGTTACTTTAGCACGAGTGGCGATCGCACCCATCCGCGCCCCATTTAACCCATGTCGGGAAAATTCTTGTTCTGCTGCATCTAAAATTTGCTGCTGTGTCACTTCAGCATCTCGAAATGGACGGACTGATTTAGCAACTCGTTTTCCTGTTCGAGCCACAACACCTTTATTTATAGTTTTGCACACCTCATCAAAGGTAATCTGTTGAAGTTGATTGATATAGTTGTGCAGCAAGACGCAGATATTTTAGAAAAGATTTACGCTAATACGCCGCAGAAAATCAAGTTGAATAATGAAGTGGGAATGGACTGGGTGCGCCGCAACTTTGAGAGTTTTCCTAATTTATAGGCAAAAACCGTATGACCGGTAATGTTCTAGACTTAAAATTATAAAACCTCTATAGCCCTGAGAAGTCATAGAGGTTTTACAAGGTTAATCAGAATAAACGCTTAATAAAAGCCCTTATTAAGCGTTTATTTTTACTTTCTTTTTCTTAACCACGTTGTTTGTAAACAACGCACCTATTCCTAAAGCAGCAAGTGCGCCTGTGGTTGCAGGTTCTGGTACTGGCTGGCCTATTCCTACATTACTAACAGACAGATTAAAGCTGAAGCCAGCATCGGCTCCATTGCCACCGATTCGAGTTGCTGAAAAGAGTCCTTGAGCTAAGAAGTCGCCACTGCTACTGAAAAACCCTCCTTGTAATTGAGGCAAATTGTATATTACATTATTCCCAAGAGGGCCAACATCAAAAGTTCTAGTAGCATCCGCAGGATTATTAGCTACGAAGACAGAACCATCACTAAAACTAATGAATGGCTCGCCAATTGTAGCTGAGTAGGGTGTTGATGTTCCTGACGCTGCTCCTGCACGAGTTAGGTTAATAGTAGATATTGAGTTAGCTATCAAACCAGATAATATGCCAGTAGCGGGGGGTACAGTCGTAAAAGGCGCAGTGAATGAAATAGTGTCATTTACTGGTGATGGATCAGTAACGTTACCGATAGTAGCGCCACCCACAATAGTGATTCCACCAAGTATTGTTGCAGCTTGAGCAGAGGAGATGCTTGAGGAAACAGCTAAAGCAGATCCTAAAGCCAATGTGCTGCTTGCTAATGCGACTCCGCGACCCCAGTTCTTAAAATTTTTCATTTTCTCCACCATGTAAATAGTTGACATTTCTCTAATTTCGAGATGATTCCAAATTGGATAAGTACAAATCTCGGCAATTAACTATAAGCATCAGTAACATAAAACTCATATGTATACGCAATATTTTTCTTAACCTAGTAGGGTAAACAGGGTTAAGTTAATGCCTATAGATTAATTTTGTACTTTACTTAATCAGTATCATTACACATTAATTTCATGTTGTTATTTAGTTTTTTATAAAGAAACTGCTAAGTTTAAGTTGTTAATTAAAGATTTAGATTTTTTAAAGTAATTTACTATTTTTATTTCTATTACTTTAGATAGATGTTTTCCTAATTTAGTATTTATTGTCAAGTTAAAAATAAAAAACTCAATATAAATAGAATTAGTTTTATACGGACTTAAATACTAATTTAAAAATCTTATTTTTTACTAAAATGCCTATAATACAAGCCATACAAGGTTAATAAACATATATATAGATATATAAAATCGCTTTAATATGCTAAATACTTTTTAAGTAGATTAAATAGAATTTACTTGCAAAAAGTATATTTTTATAAGAACAATTTTACTCTGTATAACCTTTGATAGATATTTTTATAACCAAAAATTGTAACTATTGATATATGCAAATAAAATAATTTTATTTAATAATATTCGTATAGTGCAAAATTATTAAAACTATCTAATTTACATAAGGTCGTCAATATAGTTAAAAATTAAATGTTTTATAAAAGTTTATACTTTGACATCTTTATAAGCTGTTTTGTCTGTGCAGAATAAATGTAGTATTTTTAACTCACTGATAAATACGCAAAACCTATTTTGCTCATCAAAGCGTTTTGCATTAATAAAGTATATTTTTTTACTTAAAATTCAGGTTCTTTAATAACGAGTCTTCATGAGTGCAGGGCTACATCTGAAAACTAAAAATTAAGGGTTGGGAGAAGGAGGGGTGTTGATGTTCAAAACCTTTACACCCCTATACCCTTACACCAAGTTTGAACAGACAACGTAGTGCGTCAGTTCGGAGTAGATGCTTGAGAACTTGTGTAAGAGGTACTCTTTGTTGATCTATTTCTACTAGGAGACGCTAACCCCTAGATTGAAAGAGTTGATGAACTCTTTATAGGATAGGTTGATAAACCCATCATTAGCGCCACTTTTAGCCTTGCCGTCTACGCCCCAAGGGTTGCGAACTACAACACGTTGCTCACCGCTAGCACTAATGTAAGCGTTGGTCACTGAATAGGCATGGGAACCTAAAATAAACGAAGTATCTTTGCCTGAACGTGATGTAGTTATAGCCTTGCCAGCTTTTAAAGCAGTTTCCAGCGTCGAGAAATTGATTTTACTGGCACTATAGTTAGTGGTCTTGCGTCCTGTAATGAAGCTAAGCGGAGGAGCAAGAGCGCCGCCATTACCAATGATATTATAGCCAGGGCGACCATCTTTCCATTCGCGCCATTGAGCATAAGCTTTTTCTACTAACGCTACCCAAAGAACACCATCATTTCTTTGAGCAGCTATACTGGTGACGATACGACGGTCTACTGTTACATATTGTGCTTCACCAGGTGCATAATATGCACCTGAGTAAAAGCGTACAGTATAAGTATTGTCTCCGTTGTCTTTAATCATGCTATTAATCACAGAACTGGAAGCATTACCAGAATCATCAGACTGACGGCTAAAGGTTGCACCCAAAGCTGCTAAAAATGTACAGTCATTGATTATTCCTTGATGAATATCACCAATTTCCGCCTTATTAGTACTACCAAACAGATTACCCTTGACCTCAGTGTAAGTAAGCTTTTTACCATTAAACTCAGCTTTTGGTGCTACAGTTCCTAAGAACCAGCGACCGACTAAGTTAGACTCAAAACTACTAGCACTCATGCCTGCTGAGGCTCCATTCGCAACCTGTGCTGAGAGCCATTCAACATGGTCTTCCATATTAAATTTATTGCCAGCAGCAACTAATGCTTTCAGATCTTCTACCTCATTGCTGTCAACCACAGAATTATCTTGGACATTTCTGAAAATATCCAACATATCCTGACGGCTTAATTTACTATCAGATGCTAAATTACGTGCCAGAGAAATAATTTTTTGGTCACTTAAATTTTGACTAAACCAATCTGCATTAGTAACGGCTAATGTGCTATTTACTGTATTGCTACTAGCGCTACTCTCTTTGGCGGCTTCTTCTGAGGAGTTTGAAGAAGTTGGAGAAAATTTCAAATCGTATTTAGTGTCACCACTTTTTGAATAGACTCTAATAAAGTAATTCCCAGCGTTTAAAGTTTCGCTAATTGATTCACTGAGGGTTCCACCTTTATTAGAACTAGCAATCACATCACCTTTATCAATTGAGTTATTGCTGTTATTGTCTTTAAGCAGTTGTAAATCCGCATTAGCGCTTAAGCCGTCCATAGCAATACTCACACTACTATGGGAACTTAAACTAAAGCTATAGAAATCATTGATATCTGAGGAGCCTACCCAATCAGAAATAGTCTGTGTTTTCGTGTTGAAAGTTATTTTTTGACTGTTACTGAGAGTGTTGCCTGCTTTATCAATAGCCATAAATTTCCTTACTGAATCTAGTCGAAACCACTTGAAAAATTACACACTGTAAATGCTTAAAGCTTTAAACAAAAAGATATGGTGAAATTTGTTTAATGTTGCGCTTTAAGTTTGTTAATGATCTAGGGTAGAAATACGCAACATAGCAGGCAAAAAGGAAAACTGTTAAAAGCCCTTTAGTGTATAGGTTTGATCAATGATGATTGATTTATTTCCTAAACTATGATTCGACTGCTATATGGGATTTGAGTATAACTACTTAATTGAGGAAACAGTATACAACCAAATCAGAATAATTTGTTTAAATAATCAAGTATTACTAAGAAAATGAATTTAA harbors:
- a CDS encoding helix-turn-helix domain-containing protein gives rise to the protein MQEAKILSLFGAHIKKIRTAKGYSQEQLAAFAGLDRTYISGIERGQRNISLMNLVKLAKALEVPAKQLLDFDMEGDDGQQ
- a CDS encoding DUF1995 family protein; this translates as MPELPNSLEDAIAQSREATKAALADGYTRIQVDFLFPELKFMPVAEQFLPLLTEYGSGLKVFFADAGASALARRDWADAAFQILDIGTGRVASIQSKIQPEDEIFLFISPTAVEVPQLEKICETIGDRPAIFLTPRLEDAGAVGIGYAARQTRQRFLSTIESSYYLRPVDEETAVFRAYPGQWEIWVENEDGWTKIAELPKKPSGDEIDLILMKGQPQTPGTDGAPVKKPSVFKSLQRFIKALSS
- a CDS encoding type II restriction endonuclease: MDSNEINFLEVIADSYGIDKNSVIFKYIERKTRASERGSKARRSLGNLYALYVLAQDYINENFEGSSFTELMQRMKAMPFGTKLQNHPLDNRLNDEVKRQYKVSDNMLPVQPANLGDGRKARKISVDLLREYNMNPSSCASFIVDAIDSYITIIDSHQTAYLNQIDAAYTDLEIAEVIAEAFAYNSDARLFEIVSFGLLYLHFNKTKVSFSIDGKSFSQKLTLYRTGRTNANDGGIDFVLKPLGNFFQVTETLDFKKYFLDFEKINRFPMSFVIKTNLTQQAVRDKIKEDAVQLYSVEQVDVYMNLFEEIYTLNELKNILDQVKESHDSISKLKEIVVQCFKLEYGLLD
- a CDS encoding DUF7219 family protein; the encoded protein is MVNANQNDKNNFLYPRSRYYGKTKVENLIFNANLQEFSHKVGYITALETSGKLSSDEAYEQIKTLWKQLKRSKKELLVSQEPPILP
- a CDS encoding serine/threonine-protein kinase; this translates as MLCCLNPDCSMPQNPDGKTYCQCCNTPLIPLLRGHYRIIKVLSDEGGFSRTYLSEDIDKLNELCVVKQFAPKVQETSAMNKAVELFKKEAQRLQYLGEHDQIPALLAYFEENNYLFLVQQFINGDNILQELRQGVVYNESKIVEFLSDLLPVLKYIHERGVIHRDIKPQNIIRRHSDGKLVLIDFGAAKQLTATMQTQLGTTIGSLGYTPIEQMQFGKAYPASDLFSLGATCFHLLTGISPSKLWIKQGYGWIDTWPQYWQTSGSDKNASESLVKILNKLLETDTQKRYQSADEVIHDLIDLRSLLAKSKTTIPNSAILPRAWTPSTLLSAPTTQKQPTELFNGKFKQQLLINTVIVLLALGGIRYLYTFPQPVSKSSDSTQPYTLKGHSSDVNSVAFSPDGQFLASGSDDKTIKVWNLKTREKIHTLKGHSGWIWAVAIAPDGKTLASAGADKTIKLWNLTTGEQIRHFQGHSQGVASIAFSPDGKTLASGSLDKTIKLWNLTTGKEIRTLTGHSSEVATIAFSPDGKTLASGSWDKTIKVWNLATSKEIRTLKGHSDLVISVAFSPDGKMLASGSKDKTIRLWNLATGETIHTLKGHSDKVNSVAYVRNHPAIVSGSNDNTIKQWNPTTGEMIRTLKRDSGYIYSVAISPDGRNLASGGSAENIIKVWPMSW
- the yhdJ gene encoding adenine-specific DNA-methyltransferase; this encodes MVSKVKVYTKIYKDNSHSIIHGDALENLKCLESESIDLIFADPPYNIGKDFDGLVEKWSQEEFLNWTYQWIDECHRILKPNGTFYLMNSTENMPYLDIKCRNNFYVKSRIIWAYDSSGMQAKRYFGSMYEPILMLTKHDRNYTFNAEDIMVEAKTGAVRQLIDYRKEPPQPYNTKKVPGNVWNFARVRFKMDEYENHPTQKPEALLERIVLASSNVGDMVLDPFSGSFSTCAVAKRLGRKSMGIEINEEYVKIGIRRLDLPSPYTYEELAKEKRRKTKNLSKKVRCITDKQPKQISLI
- a CDS encoding TetR/AcrR family transcriptional regulator, with the translated sequence MARTGKRVAKSVRPFRDAEVTQQQILDAAEQEFSRHGLNGARMGAIATRAKVTTATLHYYFENKESLYKAVLQRPVDEVQATLGQVNFDDLPPDAALKQIIRIAIANEAKNPQRQMLWFQEASQNQGIYFKECNVLNLHEHLLKTLERGIEEGYFRPLKLFLALTHILSVCLFYFTVHENWKHLTPNIDRLSPELIEEHIEEAIAFILAGVKKSS
- a CDS encoding PPC domain-containing protein, with the protein product MTKQKNKNYWFRLNFALIVSISGGLLVANYTPILALGIANHPKKLIIAKTPDERQPEAVQQAIEQIPTSAPPTTPQSQPKQSIDSPIPVRESSNSTESNPTPQPRETNPTPRQSTPVNSNPTPQPRETNPAPRQSTPVNSNPTPQPRETNPAPRQSTPVNSNPTPQPRETNPAPRQSTPPTPQPRQNNSTSPQRNRRAVTNSGRGRNSTSKISPISLVNPPFRQINFVDIAFGVLARGDFQSQGRYFHFYKFEGRENQLIQIRLGGSADSRRSGNLNLNPYMFLLDPDNKVILKRGGVGTNSNIKDAFVFVRLPVKGTYTVAVTSRNPGDTGRYSLALRNDRASYILDESAELNAQRSVIKQNRSPYNVSQFQGKKNQLVSIRVDSINEEFSPYIILLNSQGKTIAADNDKDGIYSALIDRARLPEDDTYYIVVTSNRPINRGTYRVTLF